The proteins below are encoded in one region of Helianthus annuus cultivar XRQ/B chromosome 2, HanXRQr2.0-SUNRISE, whole genome shotgun sequence:
- the LOC110927267 gene encoding cysteine proteinase inhibitor B produces the protein MSSKLPITFFIISLSLFLVATAIPGGRTKVKNVKTDTEIQQLGSYSVDEYNRLQRTKKTGAGDLKFSQVIAAETQVVAGTKYYLKIEAITKGGKMKVFDAEVVVQSWKHSKKLLGFKPAPVDK, from the coding sequence ATGTCCTCCAAACTCCCAATAACCTTCTTCATCATTTCGCTCTCCCTTTTCCTCGTGGCAACCGCCATTCCAGGAGGAAGAACTAAGGTCAAAAACGTCAAAACCGACACTGAGATTCAGCAACTCGGAAGTTACTCAGTGGACGAGTACAATCGGTTACAACGGACGAAGAAAACCGGCGCCGGAGATCTGAAATTCTCGCAGGTGATTGCGGCGGAGACGCAGGTGGTGGCCGGAACCAAATATTACTTGAAGATTGAAGCGATTACGAAGGGCGGTAAGATGAAGGTGTTCGATGCGGAAGTGGTGGTTCAGTCATGGAAGCATTCGAAGAAGTTGTTAGGGTTTAAACCGGCACCGGTTGATAAGTAA
- the LOC110901081 gene encoding uncharacterized protein LOC110901081, with protein MAHVCESILRPTRQQTCILHEKKKQDSARKDIERTFGVLKKRWGIIAQPTSIWDKDKFKNVMYAYIILHNMILEDSGKTIWQYYDPDDMELPESTLYPEQRLAIFMKLRRRETHDPLHADLTSHLWVNRLKEDNEDEDTE; from the coding sequence ATGGCCCATGTTTGTGAAAGCATACTCAGGCCAACTAGACAACAAACATGTATACTTcacgaaaaaaaaaaacaggattCTGCAAGGAAAGATATTGAACGTACCTTCGGAGTTTTGAAGAAAAGATGGGGTATAATTGCTCAACCTACTAGCATATGGGATAAAGATAAGTTCAAGAATGTTATGTACGCTTACATTATTCTGCATAACATGATTTTAGAAGATTCGGGCAAGACAATTTGGCAATATTATGATCCGGACGACATGGAGCTACCGGAGTCCACTTTGTACCCAGAACAACGATTAGCTATCTTTATGAAGCTACGCCGCCGCGAAACACATGACCCTCTACATGCGGATCTAACTAGCCATTTATGGGTTAATCGTTTGAAGGAAGACAATGAAGACGAGGACACTGAGTAA